In a genomic window of Variovorax paradoxus:
- a CDS encoding ABC transporter ATP-binding protein, with product MELERVPIDIAHCAKTYADGTRGLQPTDLQVEAGEVLALLGPSGCGKTTLLRLIAGLETPDAGSRIAFGGQDVTQRPVEQRGVGMVFQSYALFPQMTVAANIGYGLRIRGVAPAEEKRAVGELVDLVRLGGLEAKRPAELSGGQRQRVALARAVAVRPRVLLLDEPLAALDAKLKESLRDELAELLRRLHITAVHVTHDQQEALAIADRLAVMQAGRIVQVGRGEDLYRAPSHPFVAEFLGRVNRLQRTPEALREDVVRLGGSALPCPGAWRDRAMLLVRPEDIEVGPAQPARPGWGTATVERRTFLGDRVQLQLRVADQPQMLLADTARDTPYGIGDAVALRIHPDRLMSPQDTRA from the coding sequence ATGGAACTTGAACGCGTCCCCATCGACATCGCCCACTGCGCCAAGACCTATGCCGACGGCACGCGCGGCCTGCAGCCCACCGACCTCCAGGTGGAGGCCGGCGAGGTGCTGGCGCTGCTCGGCCCCTCGGGCTGCGGCAAGACCACGCTGCTGCGGCTGATCGCGGGCCTGGAAACGCCCGATGCCGGCAGCCGCATCGCCTTCGGCGGCCAGGACGTGACGCAGCGCCCGGTCGAGCAGCGCGGCGTGGGCATGGTGTTCCAGAGCTACGCGCTGTTCCCGCAGATGACGGTGGCGGCCAACATCGGCTATGGCCTGCGCATCCGCGGCGTGGCGCCCGCCGAGGAGAAGCGCGCCGTCGGCGAACTGGTCGACCTGGTGCGCCTGGGCGGCCTCGAGGCCAAGCGCCCGGCCGAGCTCTCGGGCGGCCAGCGCCAGCGCGTGGCGCTCGCGCGCGCGGTGGCGGTGCGCCCGCGCGTGCTGCTGCTCGACGAGCCGCTGGCCGCGCTCGACGCCAAGCTCAAGGAGTCGCTGCGCGACGAGCTCGCCGAGTTGCTGCGGCGGCTGCACATCACCGCCGTGCATGTCACGCACGACCAGCAGGAGGCGCTGGCCATCGCCGACCGGCTCGCCGTGATGCAGGCCGGCCGCATCGTGCAGGTGGGCCGCGGCGAGGACCTCTACCGCGCGCCCTCCCATCCCTTCGTGGCCGAATTCCTGGGCCGCGTGAACCGCCTGCAGCGCACGCCCGAGGCGCTGCGCGAAGACGTCGTGCGGCTCGGCGGCAGCGCCCTGCCCTGCCCCGGCGCCTGGCGCGACCGCGCCATGCTGCTGGTGCGCCCCGAGGACATCGAGGTCGGCCCCGCGCAGCCCGCGCGCCCCGGCTGGGGCACGGCCACGGTCGAGCGCCGCACCTTCCTCGGCGACCGCGTGCAGCTGCAGCTGCGCGTGGCCGACCAGCCGCAGATGCTGCTGGCCGACACCGCGCGCGACACGCCCTACGGCATCGGCGATGCCGTCGCGCTTCGCATCCACCCCGACCGATTGATGAGCCCGCAGG
- a CDS encoding ABC transporter permease subunit: MRTNTRPQAPFLLAITLVVSLFMIAPMLLSVMAGLVNNYSTGLKSGLTLRWLGEVWENYGGTVGWSLALAAACVACTVLLGVPCAYALARSRSRAAHVFEELLTLPVAVPGLATALALILAYGQLTAFRQSFAFILVGHVVFTLPFMVRTVSSAFQRHELLALEEAARTLGASFRQRFMGILVPAVFPAIVAGSLMVFTLSVGEFNLTWMLHTPLTRTLPVGLADSYASMRIEIGSAYTLVFFAVILPVLWGLQYLAHLIQKRHGT; the protein is encoded by the coding sequence ATGCGAACGAACACCCGGCCCCAGGCCCCCTTCCTGCTCGCGATCACGCTGGTCGTGAGCCTGTTCATGATCGCGCCGATGCTGCTGTCGGTGATGGCCGGCCTGGTCAACAACTACAGCACCGGCCTGAAGAGCGGCCTCACCCTGCGCTGGCTCGGCGAGGTGTGGGAGAACTACGGCGGCACCGTCGGCTGGTCGCTCGCGCTGGCCGCAGCCTGCGTCGCCTGCACCGTGCTGCTCGGCGTGCCCTGCGCCTATGCGCTGGCGCGCAGCCGCTCGCGCGCGGCCCATGTCTTCGAGGAACTGCTGACCCTGCCGGTCGCGGTGCCGGGCCTGGCGACCGCGCTCGCGCTGATCCTCGCCTACGGCCAGCTCACGGCCTTCCGCCAGAGCTTCGCCTTCATCCTGGTCGGCCACGTCGTGTTCACGCTGCCCTTCATGGTGCGCACCGTGAGCTCGGCCTTCCAGCGCCACGAGCTGCTCGCGCTCGAGGAAGCCGCGCGCACGCTGGGCGCGAGCTTCCGCCAGCGCTTCATGGGCATCCTGGTGCCGGCCGTGTTCCCCGCCATCGTGGCCGGCAGCCTGATGGTGTTCACGCTCTCGGTGGGCGAGTTCAACCTCACCTGGATGCTGCACACCCCGCTCACGCGCACCCTGCCCGTGGGCCTGGCCGACAGCTATGCCTCGATGCGCATCGAGATCGGCTCGGCCTACACGCTGGTCTTCTTCGCCGTCATCCTCCCCGTGCTGTGGGGCCTGCAATACCTCGCCCACCTGATCCAGAAACGCCATGGAACTTGA
- a CDS encoding ABC transporter permease, whose product MTQATATMPSDGASGVWTPRWRLLACALPAAAFFAAFWLLPVVRLLALPADKGWATYFAVLTDARYLQSMANTVLLSAAVTLATLVLGAAVGIYLARHAFWGRRVLLSLLTLPLSFPGVIIGFFVILLGGRQGVVASLSDALIGERITFAYGLLGLFLAYLYFSLPRAIATYAAAAEAMNLQLEEAARSLGASRLRVARDVWMPELAPTTLACGAILFATSMGAFGTAFTLASKFEVIPITIYNEFTNYANFALAASLSIALGLVTWLVLFAARRFGANPVAR is encoded by the coding sequence ATGACGCAGGCCACCGCCACGATGCCTTCGGACGGCGCCTCCGGCGTCTGGACCCCGCGCTGGCGGCTGCTGGCCTGCGCCCTGCCCGCGGCCGCCTTCTTCGCGGCCTTCTGGCTGCTGCCGGTGGTGCGGCTGCTCGCGCTGCCCGCCGACAAGGGCTGGGCCACCTACTTCGCCGTGCTGACCGACGCGCGCTACCTGCAGAGCATGGCCAACACCGTGCTGCTGTCGGCGGCGGTCACGCTGGCCACGCTGGTGCTCGGCGCGGCCGTGGGCATCTACCTCGCGCGCCATGCCTTCTGGGGCCGGCGCGTGCTGCTGTCGCTGCTCACCTTGCCGCTGTCCTTTCCGGGCGTGATCATCGGCTTCTTCGTGATCCTGCTCGGCGGCCGCCAGGGCGTGGTGGCGAGCCTGAGCGACGCCCTGATCGGCGAGCGCATCACCTTCGCCTACGGCCTGCTCGGGCTGTTCCTGGCCTACCTGTACTTCTCGCTGCCACGCGCCATCGCCACCTACGCGGCCGCGGCCGAGGCCATGAACCTGCAGCTCGAGGAAGCCGCGCGCTCGCTTGGCGCCTCGCGGCTGCGCGTGGCGCGCGACGTGTGGATGCCCGAACTCGCGCCCACCACGCTGGCCTGCGGCGCGATCCTGTTCGCGACCTCGATGGGCGCCTTCGGCACCGCCTTCACGCTCGCGAGCAAGTTCGAGGTGATCCCGATCACCATCTACAACGAGTTCACCAACTACGCGAACTTCGCGCTCGCGGCCTCGCTGTCGATCGCGCTCGGCCTCGTGACCTGGCTGGTGCTGTTCGCCGCGCGCCGCTTCGGCGCGAACCCAGTCGCACGCTGA
- a CDS encoding ABC transporter substrate-binding protein produces MSSSLRHIARLGLLAAALVGGSAAFAQTAICYNCPTEWADWGTQLKAIKAKTGITVPPDNKNSGQSLAQMAAEKASPVADVTYLGVTFAVQAAKDGLVEPYKPAAWKDIPDGLKDPAGNWFTIHSGTLGFMVNVDALKGKPVPKSWADLLKPEYKGLIGYLDPASAFVGYVGAVAVNEARGGTLDNFKPAIDYFKALQKNEPIVPKQTSYARVLSGEIAILLDYDFNAYRAKYKDKANVAFVIPSEGTLAVPYVMSLVAKAPHAADAKKVLDFTLSDEGQAIWAKAYLRPVRAGAMPKEIEAQFLPASDYARAKSVDYGRMAAAQRAFSDEYLKEVR; encoded by the coding sequence ATGTCCTCTTCCTTGCGCCACATCGCGCGCCTCGGCCTGCTCGCCGCCGCGCTCGTCGGCGGCAGCGCCGCCTTCGCGCAGACCGCCATCTGCTACAACTGCCCGACCGAATGGGCCGACTGGGGCACCCAGCTGAAGGCAATCAAGGCCAAGACCGGCATCACCGTGCCGCCCGACAACAAGAACTCGGGCCAGTCGCTCGCGCAGATGGCGGCCGAGAAGGCCAGCCCGGTGGCCGACGTCACCTACCTCGGCGTGACCTTCGCGGTGCAGGCCGCCAAGGACGGCCTGGTCGAGCCCTACAAGCCGGCCGCCTGGAAGGACATCCCCGACGGCCTCAAGGACCCTGCCGGCAACTGGTTCACCATCCACTCGGGCACGCTGGGCTTCATGGTCAACGTCGACGCGCTCAAGGGCAAGCCGGTCCCGAAGTCATGGGCCGACCTGCTCAAGCCCGAGTACAAGGGCCTGATCGGCTACCTCGACCCGGCCTCGGCCTTCGTCGGCTACGTCGGCGCGGTCGCGGTGAACGAGGCGCGCGGCGGCACGCTCGACAACTTCAAGCCGGCCATCGACTACTTCAAGGCGCTGCAGAAGAACGAGCCGATCGTGCCCAAGCAGACCTCGTACGCGCGCGTGCTCTCGGGCGAGATCGCGATCCTGCTCGACTACGACTTCAACGCCTACCGCGCGAAGTACAAGGACAAGGCCAACGTCGCCTTCGTGATCCCGAGCGAAGGCACGCTGGCCGTGCCCTACGTGATGAGCCTGGTGGCCAAGGCGCCGCACGCGGCCGACGCCAAGAAGGTGCTGGACTTCACGCTGTCCGACGAGGGCCAGGCGATCTGGGCCAAGGCCTACCTGCGCCCGGTGCGCGCCGGCGCGATGCCCAAGGAGATCGAGGCCCAGTTCCTGCCCGCGAGCGACTACGCGCGCGCCAAGAGCGTGGACTACGGCCGCATGGCCGCGGCGCAGCGCGCCTTCTCCGACGAGTACCTGAAGGAAGTGCGCTGA
- a CDS encoding LacI family DNA-binding transcriptional regulator, with amino-acid sequence MSIQAVAAKAGVSVATVSRVFNFPDKVSGATRDLVERAARELDYLPNASARTLRTQRSRVLGVVLPTLLNPTFAECLQGIAQAAVAGGYAIIPVTTGYRLDEEERAVHMLLAGNVDGLILVVSNPSTSKALERLRAQRVPYVLAYNRHPAHPCVTVDNEAAVADAVARLVLLGHRRIAMVSGTLAASDRAQQRYRGYQKGMADAGLKPQPLVEVPFVESAVDRLARLLQLRHRPSALVCSNDLLAIRSIRAAHRSGLAVPADLSVIGFDGIALGEDLTPALSTIAQPNSDIGRHGVELLIQAMAGGGALDADASLLLPHVFRDGESCAAAPDGDPGDIA; translated from the coding sequence ATGAGCATACAGGCAGTCGCGGCCAAGGCCGGCGTGTCCGTCGCCACCGTCTCGCGCGTCTTCAATTTCCCCGACAAGGTCAGCGGCGCCACGCGCGACCTGGTCGAGCGCGCGGCGCGCGAGCTCGACTACCTGCCGAACGCCAGCGCTCGCACGCTGCGCACCCAGCGCAGCCGCGTGCTCGGCGTGGTGCTGCCCACGCTGCTGAACCCCACCTTCGCCGAATGCCTGCAGGGCATCGCGCAGGCGGCCGTGGCGGGCGGCTACGCGATCATTCCCGTCACCACCGGCTACAGGCTCGACGAGGAGGAACGCGCGGTCCACATGCTCTTGGCCGGCAATGTCGACGGCCTGATCCTCGTGGTCTCCAACCCCTCGACCTCGAAGGCGCTCGAGCGGCTGCGTGCCCAGCGCGTGCCCTACGTGCTGGCTTACAACCGCCATCCCGCGCATCCCTGCGTCACGGTCGACAACGAGGCCGCCGTCGCCGACGCGGTGGCCCGGCTGGTGCTCTTGGGCCACCGGCGCATCGCGATGGTCAGCGGCACGCTGGCGGCCTCCGACCGCGCGCAGCAGCGCTACCGCGGCTACCAGAAGGGCATGGCCGACGCGGGCCTCAAGCCGCAGCCGCTGGTCGAGGTGCCCTTCGTCGAGAGCGCGGTCGACCGGCTCGCGCGGCTGCTGCAGTTGCGCCACCGGCCCAGCGCGCTGGTCTGCTCGAACGACCTGCTGGCCATCCGCAGCATCCGCGCCGCGCACCGCAGCGGCCTGGCCGTGCCCGCCGACCTCAGCGTGATCGGCTTCGACGGCATCGCGCTCGGCGAGGACCTCACGCCCGCGCTCAGCACCATCGCGCAGCCCAACAGCGACATCGGCCGCCACGGCGTCGAGCTGCTGATCCAGGCCATGGCCGGCGGCGGCGCGCTCGACGCCGACGCCAGCCTGCTGCTGCCCCACGTGTTCCGCGACGGCGAATCGTGCGCCGCCGCGCCCGACGGCGACCCGGGCGACATCGCCTGA
- a CDS encoding lipoprotein signal peptidase yields MAATRTVSASRSRGTGIWPWLALALIIVIIDQFTKTLILGYYKLGDATYVTSFFNVVRAHNTGAAFSFLADHSGWQRWLFTGIGVAAAVFIVWMLKSHAGQKLFSFAMACILGGAIGNVVDRMMHGYVVDFLSFHAGGWYFPAFNAADSAITLGAICLILDEIRRVRRGK; encoded by the coding sequence ATGGCCGCCACCCGCACCGTCTCGGCCTCGCGCTCGCGCGGCACCGGCATCTGGCCCTGGCTCGCGCTGGCGCTGATCATCGTGATCATCGACCAGTTCACCAAGACGCTGATCCTCGGCTACTACAAGCTCGGCGACGCCACCTACGTCACCAGCTTCTTCAACGTCGTGCGCGCGCACAACACGGGCGCGGCCTTCTCGTTCCTGGCCGACCATTCGGGCTGGCAGCGCTGGCTGTTCACCGGCATCGGCGTGGCGGCGGCCGTGTTCATCGTCTGGATGCTGAAGTCGCACGCGGGCCAGAAGCTGTTCTCGTTCGCCATGGCCTGCATCCTGGGCGGCGCCATCGGCAACGTGGTCGACCGGATGATGCACGGCTACGTGGTGGACTTCCTGAGCTTCCACGCGGGCGGCTGGTACTTCCCGGCCTTCAACGCGGCCGACAGCGCGATCACGCTCGGCGCGATCTGCCTGATCCTCGACGAGATCCGCAGGGTGCGGCGCGGCAAGTAG
- the ileS gene encoding isoleucine--tRNA ligase, translating to MSDAAAPTDYRSTLNLPDTPFPMRGDLPKREPGWVKEWNDAEHGTYHRLRLARRGAPKFILHDGPPYANGQIHMGHAVNKILKDMITKARQLEGYDALYVPGWDCHGLPIENAIEKQYGRNLSRDEMQAKSRAYATEQIAQQMADFQRLGVLGEWDHPYKTMDFANEAGELRAFKRVIERGFVYRGLKPVYWCFDCGSSLAEFEIEYADKKSQTIDVAFKAHEREKVLAAFGRPDALGDVFAVIWTTTAWTIPANQALNLNPELEYALVDTERGLLILAASLVEMCMTRYALDGKVIATVKGEALGGLEFEHPLYDVDAGYRRLSPIYLADYATATDGTGLVHSSPAYGLDDFNSCVAHGVAYDDILNPVQGNGSYAPDFPLFGGQNIWKAVPVIIAALRDANRLLTTETISHSYPHCWRHKTPVIYRAAAQWFIRMDEGEGVFTKDKAPKTLRQTALDAIEETSFYPENGKARLHDMIAGRPDWCISRQRSWGVPIPFFLHKDSGELHPRTMEILDQAADIVEKGGIEAWSRVTVEEILGAEDAPSYTKSTDILEVWFDSGSTFYHVLRGTHPTVHHETGPEADLYLEGHDQHRGWFHSSLLLACALEDRAPYKGLLTHGFTVDAKGIKMSKSLKNGIDPQEISNKLGSEIIRLWVAASDYSGDIAGDDKILARVVDAYRRIRNTLRFLLANTSDFDVAKDALPLSELFEIDRYALARAAQFQDEILAHYKVYEFHPVVAKLQIYCSEDLGGFYLDILKDRLYTTAPGSRARRSAQTALWHIAQAMLRWMAPFLSFTAEEAWKLVGTGAPGDSIFTQTYSRFDAPDEALLAKWGRIREIRDAVNKEIETVRADGKVGSSLQANLRVTAPAEDFALLGSLGEDLKFVFIASAIELAAGEALATAVVPSTAQKCERCWHYREDVGHDPAHPTICGRCTSNLFGAGESRSFA from the coding sequence ATGTCTGACGCTGCTGCCCCCACCGATTACCGTTCCACGCTGAACCTGCCCGACACCCCCTTCCCGATGCGCGGCGACCTGCCCAAGCGCGAACCGGGCTGGGTCAAGGAATGGAACGACGCCGAGCACGGCACCTACCACCGCCTGCGCCTGGCCCGCCGCGGCGCGCCCAAGTTCATCCTGCACGACGGCCCGCCCTACGCCAACGGCCAGATCCACATGGGCCACGCGGTGAACAAGATCCTGAAGGACATGATCACCAAGGCGCGCCAGCTCGAGGGCTACGACGCGCTCTACGTGCCGGGCTGGGACTGCCACGGCCTGCCGATCGAGAACGCCATCGAGAAGCAGTACGGCCGCAACCTGAGCCGCGACGAGATGCAGGCCAAGAGCCGCGCCTACGCCACCGAGCAGATCGCGCAGCAGATGGCCGACTTCCAGCGCCTGGGCGTGCTGGGCGAATGGGACCATCCCTACAAGACCATGGACTTCGCCAACGAGGCCGGCGAGCTGCGCGCGTTCAAGCGCGTGATCGAGCGCGGCTTCGTCTACCGCGGCCTGAAGCCGGTCTACTGGTGCTTCGACTGCGGTTCCTCGCTGGCCGAGTTCGAGATCGAATACGCCGACAAGAAGAGCCAGACCATCGACGTGGCCTTCAAGGCGCACGAGCGCGAGAAGGTGCTCGCCGCCTTCGGCCGGCCCGATGCGCTGGGCGACGTCTTCGCGGTCATCTGGACCACCACCGCCTGGACCATCCCGGCCAACCAGGCGCTCAACCTCAATCCCGAGCTCGAGTACGCGCTGGTCGACACCGAGCGCGGCCTGCTGATCCTGGCCGCCTCGCTGGTCGAGATGTGCATGACGCGCTATGCGCTCGACGGCAAGGTGATCGCCACCGTCAAGGGCGAGGCGCTCGGCGGGCTCGAGTTCGAGCATCCGCTGTACGACGTGGACGCGGGCTACCGCCGCCTGTCGCCGATCTACCTGGCCGATTACGCCACCGCCACCGACGGCACCGGCCTGGTCCACTCCTCGCCCGCCTACGGCCTGGACGACTTCAACTCCTGCGTCGCCCATGGCGTGGCCTACGACGACATCCTGAACCCGGTGCAGGGCAACGGCAGCTACGCGCCCGATTTCCCGCTGTTCGGCGGCCAGAACATCTGGAAGGCCGTGCCGGTGATCATCGCCGCGCTGCGCGATGCCAACCGCCTGCTGACCACCGAGACCATCAGCCACAGCTACCCGCATTGCTGGCGCCACAAGACGCCGGTGATCTACCGCGCCGCGGCCCAGTGGTTCATCCGCATGGACGAGGGCGAGGGCGTGTTCACCAAGGACAAGGCGCCCAAGACGCTGCGCCAGACCGCGCTCGACGCGATCGAAGAGACCAGCTTCTATCCGGAGAACGGCAAGGCCCGCCTGCACGACATGATCGCCGGCCGGCCCGACTGGTGCATCAGCCGCCAGCGCAGCTGGGGCGTGCCGATCCCGTTCTTCCTGCACAAGGATTCGGGCGAGCTGCATCCGCGCACGATGGAGATCCTCGACCAGGCCGCCGACATCGTCGAGAAGGGCGGCATCGAGGCCTGGAGCCGCGTGACGGTCGAAGAGATCCTCGGCGCCGAGGATGCGCCGAGCTACACCAAGAGCACCGACATCCTCGAGGTGTGGTTCGACTCGGGCTCGACCTTCTATCACGTGCTGCGCGGCACGCACCCCACGGTGCACCACGAGACCGGCCCCGAGGCCGACCTCTACCTCGAGGGCCACGACCAGCATCGCGGCTGGTTCCACTCGTCGCTGCTGCTGGCCTGCGCGCTCGAAGACCGCGCGCCCTACAAGGGCCTGCTCACGCACGGCTTCACCGTCGATGCCAAGGGCATCAAGATGAGCAAGTCGCTCAAGAACGGCATCGATCCGCAGGAGATCAGCAACAAGCTGGGCTCGGAGATCATCCGCCTGTGGGTGGCCGCGAGCGACTATTCGGGCGACATCGCGGGCGACGACAAGATCCTCGCGCGCGTGGTCGACGCCTACCGCCGCATCCGCAACACGCTGCGCTTCCTGCTGGCCAACACCAGCGACTTCGACGTCGCGAAGGACGCGCTGCCCCTGTCGGAGCTGTTCGAGATCGACCGCTACGCGCTCGCGCGCGCCGCGCAGTTCCAGGACGAGATCCTCGCGCACTACAAGGTGTACGAGTTCCACCCGGTGGTCGCCAAGCTGCAGATCTACTGCTCGGAAGACCTCGGCGGCTTCTACCTCGACATCCTGAAGGACCGCCTCTACACCACCGCGCCCGGCTCGCGCGCGCGCCGCAGCGCGCAGACCGCGCTGTGGCACATCGCGCAGGCGATGCTGCGCTGGATGGCGCCGTTCCTGAGCTTCACGGCCGAGGAGGCCTGGAAGCTCGTCGGCACCGGCGCGCCCGGCGACTCGATCTTCACCCAGACCTACAGCCGCTTCGACGCGCCCGACGAAGCCCTGCTCGCCAAGTGGGGCCGCATCCGCGAGATCCGCGACGCGGTCAACAAGGAAATCGAGACGGTGCGCGCCGACGGCAAGGTCGGCTCCTCGCTGCAGGCCAACCTGCGCGTGACGGCACCGGCCGAGGACTTCGCGCTGCTGGGTTCGCTCGGCGAGGACCTGAAGTTCGTCTTCATCGCCTCGGCGATCGAGCTGGCCGCGGGCGAGGCGCTGGCCACGGCGGTCGTGCCGAGCACGGCGCAGAAATGCGAGCGCTGCTGGCATTACCGCGAGGACGTGGGCCACGACCCGGCCCATCCGACGATCTGCGGTCGCTGCACCAGCAACCTGTTCGGCGCCGGCGAATCGAGGAGCTTCGCCTGA
- a CDS encoding bifunctional riboflavin kinase/FAD synthetase: MQVFRGFRHPGVAPACALTIGNFDGVHRGHQAMLALLQTEARQRGLPSCVLTFEPHPRDYFAALAKKPELAPARIGTLRDKLGELAACGVAQTVVLPFDARLASQSPEEFIQNVLVDGLGARYVLVGDDFRFGARRAGDYAMLDAAGDARGFDVARMNSYEVHGLRVSSSAVREALAEGRMADAQTLLGRPYAISGHVVHGRKLGRALGASAPGQDDGFRTLNLRFKHWKPAASGIFVVLVHGLSERPLPGVANLGVRPSLDPNDVNAGRVLLETHCLEWPSHLGAEGAYGKIVRVELLHKLHDELRYTSLEALTAGIAKDGRDARAFFASTHAETHRQTTRDRI; encoded by the coding sequence ATGCAGGTTTTCCGCGGCTTCCGGCACCCGGGCGTGGCTCCGGCCTGCGCCTTGACCATCGGCAATTTCGACGGCGTCCACCGCGGCCACCAGGCCATGCTGGCGCTCCTGCAGACCGAGGCGCGGCAACGCGGCCTGCCGAGCTGCGTGCTGACCTTCGAGCCCCATCCGCGCGACTATTTCGCCGCGCTCGCGAAGAAGCCCGAACTCGCGCCGGCGCGCATCGGCACGCTGCGCGACAAGCTCGGCGAGCTGGCCGCCTGCGGCGTGGCGCAGACCGTGGTGCTGCCCTTCGATGCCCGGCTCGCTTCGCAGTCGCCCGAGGAATTCATCCAGAACGTGCTGGTCGACGGCCTGGGCGCGCGCTACGTGCTGGTGGGCGACGACTTCCGCTTCGGCGCCCGGCGCGCGGGCGACTACGCCATGCTCGACGCGGCCGGCGATGCCCGCGGCTTCGACGTCGCGCGCATGAACAGCTACGAGGTGCACGGCCTGCGCGTGTCGAGCTCGGCCGTGCGCGAGGCGCTGGCCGAAGGCCGCATGGCCGACGCCCAGACCCTGCTGGGCCGGCCCTACGCCATCTCGGGCCACGTGGTGCACGGGCGCAAGCTGGGCCGCGCGCTCGGCGCTTCGGCACCGGGGCAGGACGACGGCTTCCGCACCCTCAACCTGCGCTTCAAGCACTGGAAACCCGCGGCCAGCGGCATCTTCGTGGTGCTGGTGCATGGCCTGTCCGAGCGGCCGCTGCCCGGCGTCGCCAACCTCGGCGTGCGGCCCTCGCTCGACCCGAACGACGTCAATGCCGGCCGGGTCCTGCTCGAGACCCACTGCCTCGAGTGGCCCTCTCACCTGGGCGCCGAAGGGGCCTACGGTAAAATCGTGCGCGTGGAACTGCTGCACAAATTGCACGACGAATTGCGCTACACCAGCCTCGAAGCCCTCACCGCGGGCATCGCGAAGGATGGACGCGACGCGCGTGCCTTCTTTGCATCCACCCACGCAGAAACCCACCGCCAGACCACGCGCGATCGAATTTAG
- a CDS encoding HNH endonuclease: protein MKVLKLSAQGLPQSWISLEQAVIHYAADEVRWEAGGQVALFRGGHNAMTGEQSQIAVNSIIGTKGVPRINPFTQRPGLTNSKLFARDRNVCAYCGGHFHEDELTREHIIPFAQRGIDTWMNVVTACKPCNHRKSSRTPEQANMPLLYAPYVPSLWEDFILRNRRILADQMEFLMAHLPQSSRLHDS from the coding sequence GTGAAGGTCTTGAAGCTGTCGGCCCAAGGGCTGCCCCAGTCGTGGATTTCGCTCGAACAGGCGGTGATCCACTATGCAGCGGACGAAGTCCGCTGGGAGGCTGGCGGCCAGGTGGCCCTGTTCCGCGGCGGCCACAACGCGATGACGGGCGAGCAGTCGCAGATTGCCGTCAACAGCATCATCGGCACCAAGGGCGTGCCGCGCATCAACCCCTTCACCCAGCGCCCGGGGCTCACCAACAGCAAGCTGTTCGCGCGCGACCGCAACGTGTGCGCCTACTGCGGCGGCCACTTCCACGAAGACGAGCTGACCCGCGAGCACATCATTCCGTTCGCGCAGCGCGGCATCGACACCTGGATGAACGTGGTCACGGCCTGCAAGCCCTGCAACCACCGCAAGAGCAGCCGCACCCCCGAGCAGGCCAACATGCCGCTCTTGTACGCGCCCTACGTGCCCAGCCTCTGGGAGGACTTCATCCTGCGCAACCGCCGCATCCTGGCGGACCAGATGGAATTCCTGATGGCGCACCTGCCGCAGAGCTCGCGGCTGCACGACAGCTAG
- a CDS encoding enoyl-CoA hydratase produces MNDSSPFVLEARDARGVVTLTLNRPGAFNALSEGMLGALETAIAGIAADDTVRAVVIAGAGKAFCAGHDLKEMRAAPALDYYQRLFARCGEMMLSLQRLPVPVIARVHGIATAAGCQLVAVCDLAVASSEARFAVSGVNVGLFCATPSVTLSRNLGRKEAFEMLVTGEFIGAEEAREKGLVNRVASPDQLDAALEALLASIVAKPRTALALGKALFYRQLETGIAPALADASQTMACNMMDASALEGVQAFIEKRPPSWKA; encoded by the coding sequence ATGAACGACAGCTCCCCCTTCGTGCTCGAGGCCCGCGACGCCCGCGGCGTGGTCACGCTCACGCTCAACCGCCCGGGCGCGTTCAATGCGCTGTCCGAGGGCATGCTGGGCGCCCTCGAAACGGCCATTGCCGGCATCGCGGCCGACGACACGGTGCGTGCCGTCGTGATCGCCGGCGCCGGCAAGGCCTTCTGCGCCGGCCACGACCTGAAGGAAATGCGCGCCGCGCCCGCGCTCGACTACTACCAGCGCCTGTTCGCGCGCTGCGGCGAGATGATGCTGTCGCTGCAACGGCTACCGGTGCCCGTCATCGCGCGCGTGCACGGCATCGCGACGGCCGCGGGCTGCCAGCTGGTGGCGGTGTGCGACCTCGCCGTGGCCTCGAGCGAGGCGCGCTTCGCGGTCAGCGGCGTCAACGTCGGGCTGTTCTGCGCCACGCCGAGCGTCACGCTGTCGCGCAACCTGGGGCGCAAGGAGGCCTTCGAGATGCTCGTCACCGGCGAATTCATCGGCGCCGAGGAAGCGCGCGAGAAGGGCCTGGTCAACCGCGTGGCCTCGCCGGACCAGCTCGATGCCGCGCTCGAGGCGCTGCTGGCCAGCATCGTCGCCAAGCCGCGCACCGCGCTGGCGCTCGGCAAGGCGCTGTTCTACCGGCAGCTCGAAACGGGCATCGCGCCGGCGCTGGCGGACGCCAGCCAGACCATGGCCTGCAACATGATGGATGCGAGTGCGCTCGAAGGCGTGCAGGCCTTCATCGAGAAGCGCCCGCCTTCCTGGAAGGCCTGA